Proteins found in one Kwoniella bestiolae CBS 10118 chromosome 1, complete sequence genomic segment:
- a CDS encoding 60S ribosomal protein uL23, producing the protein MAPSNKAAAKPQDAKAKSAKKAALKGTQSGSVRKVRTSVSFHRPNTLRLPRAPRYPRKSVPHLPRMDQFRTIQHPLNTESAMKKIEEHNTLVFIVDLKANKRNIKDAVKKLYDVDAAKVNTLIRPDGKKKAYVRLTADFDALEVANKVSHHSRLN; encoded by the exons ATGGCTCCCTCCAACAAGG CCGCTGCCAAACCCCAAGATGCCAAAGCCAAATCGGCCAAAAAGGCTGCCCTCAAGGGTACCCAATCCGGTTCAGTCCGAAAGGTCAGAACCTCCGTCTCGTTCCACCGACCCAACACCTTGAGATTACCCCGTGCGCCCCGATACCCTCGAAAGTCGGTTCCTCACTTGCCCCGAATGGACCAATTCCGAAcgatccaacatccccttAACACCGAGTCGGCCatgaagaagatcgaggagcACAACAccctcgtcttcatcgttGATTTGAAGGCTAACAAGAGGAACATCAAGGATGCCGTTAAGAAGCTttatgatgttgatgctgcCAAGGTTAACACTCTTATCCG ACCCGACGGTAAGAAGAAGGCCTACGTCAGATTGACCGCCGACTTCGACGCCCTCGAAGTTGCcaacaaggtgagtcaccaTTCTCGTCTAAATTAG